TACCGTAATCAGAATAATATAGTATTATAGAATAAAGTATATTATGCTACTAATATTAGAAGATACGATTATTATCTTCGGATCTTTAGACTAGTATAAATGCGATATCATTGTAACTGTTTCAAACACGAACGAACGAACTATCAATAACACAATCGCTCTTATGAATGATCTTTTCTCCATTTCTAATAGGGCTTTTTTTTCTATAGTTTAAATGCTTTCATGAAGTGCCATTcatttttcaacaaaaaaaaagcaATAATAATGTATAAGTAATTCATGTGTTTTTAACAATTATTTGTTCACACATATTGAAACTAACAAATACATACCATTATAACATTTTTAGTAAAACTTTGTGCGATTTCGGCAAAAATATTTATCAATTTTATAAATAGCAAGTCAAATGTCAATGAATAAAAACAAAAATGTGATAGCTTGGAAAACGAAGGGAATACTAAAAAATAATGTCAATCATTCGTTAAGACGAATGTCAATGCATGCTTATAATCATTAGTCAACAAAATTGCGGAGTTCCAGCCAGTAAGAGAAAAGGAAGACCATTACTCTTGGTCTTTTGACAAAGCAGGTATGTTCACTACCAAGTCTTTCGTGGATGCATTCTATAACATGAAATATAACTCTGAGGACCATAAACAATGGTTCCCCCTTGTGTGGAAAAACCTTGCTCCCCCAAGATATGAAGTGCTTCTTTGGGCAATACTATGGAAAAGGGTGGCGACAAAAGATAGGGTACTCAAATGGAAGGCATTAACATTTGAGGAGTCGTTGTGTACATTTTGTGGTGAGGTTTTGGAGACTGTTAATCATGTTTTTCTACATTGTCGTTTCTCATGGAATATTTGGAATGAGATTTGTGCTGAATGGGGAATGATGTGGGTATGTCCATTGGAAATTGATGACGCCTTTCTACTTTGGCATGGGGCACATCTAGCGGGTTTTGAGAAGCAAATTTGGGATACTTTTTTCATTGCCGTGGTCACTATTATTTGGGAGGTAAGGAATGCGGCCGTCTTCGAACTCAAAGACCCGTCCTGGTCTAGTATGCGGGATTTGGTGGTACTACGAGTCGGGTTGTGGAGCAAGGCTTGGAAGGAAAATATACCGTATTCTTTAGAAGAATGGTTGACCAATTGGAAAGCAATAAGATCGTGGAAGGAGAAGTGGAGGCCAAAAGGCAGATAGTTTATGATAGTTTTGATTATTTGTGTGTTGGTTGTCTGTTGCTTTATGGTGGTTTGTTGTTTTGAGACTGCTTTGTTGCTTGTTGTTCTTTTTGGACCCTACTCACTGTAGGTCTTTTGGGTTTTAcccctaataaaaaaaaaataatcattAGTCAACAAAAACAATGTCCAAAAACTCCTGTCATTCTAAATTATAAAGACAACCATGAACCACCGACGGGCTACCATACAATGCTCCTACAACTGCGCTAATACGTAATGGGAGTACCTTATTATTAAATCAATAATGGTTATGTTAATGACGGACCACACAAATATTTGTGAGAGACAATTTTTCATTAAGTTATTAAGATAACACATATTTTCATGATGAACATAATAATACCTATTTTATCATACATTATATATGACCATATTTCTCAATACTTTGTAGTAaaacattttaatttttaaatttgGTAATAATTTTacttaaaatcataaaaattctCTTCATAACCTAATAAATCATTGCTTCTTAGGAGACCTCATCGCAATTAAAATAATGTATATACTCTTTTTGTACCGGTGAATAGTTTACACTTGCTCTGTTTTATGAGCGGGAAATAAAATAAGTGTAAACTAACAACTGAGACAAATGGGTacttaataataatatatttccCTCGTCTCGTCAGTAATTTACATTTAATTTATTTTTCCCTTATAAAATAAAGCAAATATAAATTATTTATGAGGACGGGGGTAACTAGCAATGAAGTGTGAACTAAGATTAAAAGATGGGTATATATAGGTATAGACATAGTATATCATGAACACATAACATTATTCGAAAGAAAGCATCATGCTAATTGAGGAAGGCAGGATCAATGGTGATACGACCACCACTGATATTACGAAGAAAAAAGGAGGATGGATTACGTTTCCCTTCATTTTAGGTAtccatttttgttttaaattttcctCCTCGTCTACTTTACCTTATTATGCTTcatattttaacaaaaaaaaagagcTTTTAAACTTAAATTTGTTTATAACAATTATTTAGCATTGAACATACTCCCCCCATCCAATCATTTCTATATATTTGTTTAAAATATACTCCTCCACTCTGagtcatttatttacctatttCATTTTGAGTGTTTTGTTAATTGTTACCTTTCTATTTCGGAAATtcttttgatgaacaatttgatccttTACATCCCTTCAATTTGATCAGCTTGTTATCAaataataaagataaataaatgacggGGACGAAAGGGGTAACTTATATGTATTTCACAAATGAATAAAATTGATTGAAATCAAGGGAGTAGTTGTTTTTACAAGTCATGCAATGTATGACAAGGAGTTGACCCGATCTCGACGTATCAGTCCTAAGAgcacccacaatagagaggattgaACCTCTTCTTAACCCTCTTTCTCCTTTAAGAggacatcctctctattgtgggaaCTATGTTAGATGTCCTCTTGTATAGAGGAAGATGAGTGCTTCCTCTACTTTTAGAGGAAAGTAGAGGAAAGGAGACATAGGCCCTTGTGCCCACAAACTAATGTTTATTTGCCGTATggataatattttaatttataatttttatttatcaTGGAAAAAAAATTACTCAATATACTTTTAATTATTATTGTACATCATATTTGTTCGAACATATATGGACTATGTTTCAAGGCTCAAACATAGACTAAAAATATGAATTACAATTTAATGTTAAGTTTcatgtattttgttttatgaatttTATATCTTACTTTATATTATGAATTTgatgtattttgttttatgaattttatatattttttaaatttagcaacacaaacttt
This sequence is a window from Silene latifolia isolate original U9 population chromosome 8, ASM4854445v1, whole genome shotgun sequence. Protein-coding genes within it:
- the LOC141595433 gene encoding uncharacterized protein LOC141595433, with amino-acid sequence MKYNSEDHKQWFPLVWKNLAPPRYEVLLWAILWKRVATKDRVLKWKALTFEESLCTFCGEVLETVNHVFLHCRFSWNIWNEICAEWGMMWVCPLEIDDAFLLWHGAHLAGFEKQIWDTFFIAVVTIIWEVRNAAVFELKDPSWSSMRDLVVLRVGLWSKAWKENIPYSLEEWLTNWKAIRSWKEKWRPKGR